Genomic DNA from Desulfonema ishimotonii:
TCCCCGGCTGAAAGCTTAATCGGCGTTTCAGGGCGTTTTTGAAAAGGTCATTTCACAACAGCAGAAAGTATTTTCGGCAAGCTACTACTCCATGACATCCGATCTTGTCAAATATTTCCCGAAACAAGAGGCTCGGAACCGGGGATTCGGAGGGGGATGAAATAAAAATACCCACACCATTCAGCGCCAGCCGGGGTTTCATAACCGCCGAAAAAGGAGGAAGCAGCAGCGCTGCCCTGCCAGGGGGGGCTATTATTGAGGCTCCTCGCTGTTTCATGTGGATATGCCAAATTCTAGTTTTCCAGTAATTAAGGAAAATAATATTCTGAAAATATCGGTCTCTCCGAAAACCTCTGGCTCTGTTTTTTTGCACTTTGCACCAGAGAATTTGTTCCTTCAGGAATGCCGTTGCTGATATGAGATCTAAACCAGTTTAAAACACCATCCCAGTGTCTTGTAATAGAATATGCTGCATTTTTACCAGGTTCAATGCGGCTGTGCGTCGCCCTGAAATACCATTTTTTCAAATATGATCCGGCATCTTCCAAAGGCAGGCTGTAAAGTTTCTGAAAATCAGGTCGGGCCGGGCCTGCCCGGACAGTCTTTAACTTTGGATATTTATTTTTAATCATTTCAATTCGTTCTTTTTCTTTAACTGTAAGCTGATCAGCATTTTTAAGCCACAGCCAGCGGGTTTTCTTCAACTCGGAATATTGCCGCTGTTCCTGGCGACGGACTTTATTTACTGCGTCCCCGGAGATTTTCATCAGATGAAATCTGTCAGAAGTGATGTCTGCCTCTGGAAGATATTTTTCGATCCCATTAATAAAAGCACGGGACATGCCGCAAAATACTTTTTTAATATTATTGGAATTTTCACCGTATCTGACCAGTTCCCGGCTGAATTTTTTAATGGTTTCAGAACCTCTGCCGGGCGTGATAAATATGTTTTTTGATCTGTCAATATCAACAAAAGTGGTGATATAATTGTATCCGCGGCGCACAGCAGTTTCATCAACGCCTATACAGCTTACGCCAGACAAATCCTCACCGCTGACGGCCTCTTCCGTATGATAACTGATGAGCCGCCAGAGCCGCGTATCATGCTCATTTACCAGTCTGGCAAGGGCATTAACCGGCATGGAGAGGGCCGCGGCCATGATCCGGGCTTCAAACAACAGCGTAAATCCGCTGCCGCGGCGAGCCCATGGAACTTCAACTTTTCTGATGCCGCATGTCGGACAGTTAACCCTTGGTACACACGCTTTCAGATAGGTTTCATGCTCAGAAAAGTTGAGATGCCGCCACGTTTTGTGCTCTGTATCATAAGCCCTGTATCCGTTCTGACCGCAGGCAGGACAATTGAACAAACTGCCTCCCGGAAAATCAATACGGATGTCAGGACAACGCTGTAAATAAGAAAATTCACATGACACAATCTGCCACGGATGTGTCAGGCCAAGGCCCATTTGAATCAGTTCTGTATCTTTCATATTACTCATTTATCAGTATGCAGTGAGGAATTCAATATCCTTTACACATATAAAACAGCGAGGAACCATTATTGATACTGAAATTTCTTAGGCAATATTTGTACCTGTAAATAATTCTGTGACGGCCTGTTTTCTGACGATTCAGCCACCTGATTTCACATTGCCGGAAAATCGGATTCAGTGCATATAACAAGGTTATTTACAGGAGGTAAAAATTCTTTTTTTATCTCCTGTAAGCTTTTTAATTGCGGATTTGAAACTTTTGGTTGTGTCCTGCTCTGATTGAAAACACATATCTGACAGGCGCTCGCACAGAAATATGAAAAACGGATTATTTGCTATAAAACCATGATTTTAATTCCTGTGTGCCAAATCTTTTCAATGATCGTGGGACACAACCAAACTTTTCAGTATTTGCGAATTTATTTTTTCAAAATCCCTAACGGTTCGGGGGACGGGGGACGAGCTTTGGGGCTCATCAGCCTGAAAATAATTCCCCCATCTCCCGAACCGGTATCAGGCAGCAGGGTGGGTACAAAAAAACGTGCCCACCCTGCTGCCTGATGCCAAATTGATATACATGCCTTCCGATTCCCGCAGTCTCAGTGGCGCAGCCCCGGAATACACGAAATAACCGGATATGTCCCATTTTTACACAAGGCTGTCTGCTGACCCCGGGCAGGTTGGGCACTTTCAGTCAGACGTTTGAAAAATATTTTTTATACAAAATTTATCAGGAATTCCGATTCCGGCTTTTGCGGAAAAAATAGAATTCACCAAATAACCTGTCATCCGAATCCTGACTGAACGCAGAGTAAAAAAAAGAGGCTATTTTTTGGCATATACATTGCTGCCCATTTAAATTCGATGATTTTATAGGAAATATGATTTAACATCTGATGTGAAATCCGCCACTCGCAAGGCCGATTTTTTCGGTGTGAAAAGTGGTATTTGTATTTATTCGGTTTTTAATATTTAAAATCAGAAAGTTACAAATTCAGGCTTCCGGCAGGCGTATCAGCGTTCACAGCCGGATAAAAATATTCAGCCTGAACCATTTAAAATCAGTTTTGCGGCTTTACGAAAAAACATTGAGAGGATTAGTTTTTGTTTTGAGGTATTTAATTATATTATGACAAAAAATGTAAAAAAAATGTAAAATTTTGTCATTTAAGTGATTATTGATAAAGTTTTTGAAAATCGGAGTGCATGAGTTCTGCTCATGCACTCCGGTGAATCTGGCAAAACCTTTCAAATAATCACTTATTTTGAGACTATTTTGTGATTTTAATCACTGTACAGGACAAAAAATTCTAACTTATTGATATTATTGAATGTGGTACTTTTGAATAAAATGACCTGACTGCCTGATTTTAAATGGTTTTTAAAATTATGCATACGGCGTATCCATTTTACTGCCCTGCTACGCTATATGTTGTGTTTTGAGTTGTTCTGAAACCGCTATATAAAGTGTTTAAGGGTCGCGAAGTGGATAGGTCGCTTATGCATATTTTTTTTGTCCTGTACAGTGGCTTTTAATATATGCCAGATCACTGTAGTGCTTTGTCATCGCTTAATTTTAGGATCGGCGGATTTCAATTTGTACCGGTGTCAGCAGGTTGCATTATGCCCAACTCTGATTTTTAGCTTTGACTATGCAGTAGAATGTTTTCAGGCCTCAGAAATCATGCAGGGTTGTCCTGCACAAACTGAAGGCGCAAGGGGGCTTATACGCCTTCGTACTGTTCGAGGAACACCCGGGTGGCCCAATACATGTACATGCAGGGTGGAAATTTTAAGCAAAGGAGCGTTATCATTGTTATGAAAAATCTGAAACTGGCGACAAAAATGGGGATAGGGTTCGGTGTGCTGATTTTCATCGTATGCCTGCTGGGTGGCATGAGTGTTTGGAAGATGACGGATGTCGCAGGGCAGTCTGCCGAGCTGGCCGAAGCCTATGTCCCGGAGGTCAGCGTTGCCCACAACATCGAGCGATACGTTTTTTTTGCCATGCTCGCCATGCGGGGATATGCCATGAGCGAAAAAGAGGAATACCTGGAAGAGGGCAAAAAAAATATTGAAAAAGCAAAAGATTTTATCGGCAAGGCAGAGGAACTCCCTGAAAAAGCGACTCAGCTGGTGCAACTGAAGGCATCGGTTAAGATCATCGGAACAGAGTTATCCGAATATGAAAAATTGACCGATCAGACTTTGGTCCTGAGCAATCGTATTACGGAGTTGCGGTTGGATATGAATGCCTCTGCTGCCGTGCTTACAGACAATTGCGCCAATTTCACAGAGAGCCAGAATCAGTTCATGGCGGAAGAGATAAGTGCCAGATCCGGTGCAAAGCCGCTTGAGGAGCGTTTGCTGAAAATCAGACTGGTTAACAGGTTTCTGGATCGGATCAACGAGATCAGGGTCAGCAATTTCAAATCCCAGACCGCCCGGAATCCGCAGATAATGCGTGAGGCCCTGAAGCAGTTTGAGGACTGCCACCGGCTGCTGTCCCGGCTGCGTGCCATTACCCGGAAAGAGGGGAAGCTTCGTGAAATTGAGAAGATAGATTCCGCCGCCGAAGACTACCGGAGAAGCATGGAAAGTTTTGTGAAAATCTGGCTGGCGCATCAGACGCTGACTGAAAGACGTCTGAAAGCGGCAGATGAAGTACTCAGTGCATCAAAGGCTGCTGCCGAAAAGGGCAGTGAAGAGGCGCTGGGTATTGCGAATGGCGCCAGAGACGCGCTGTCGGCTGCGTCAGATCTGATGATGATCGGCCTCGTTATGGCTGTGGTTGCCGCTGTCTTCTGTGCGCTGTTTATCACCAAATCCGTTGTTCCTCCCATTGTCAGGGGGCTTGAGTTTACAAAATCTGTTGCGGCGGGGGATCTGACTGCGGAGATTGACATTGAGCGGGAGGATGAGGTCGGCGTGCTGGCGAAAGCGCTGCGGGAGATGATTCTGAACCTTCGGGAGATTGTCGAAAACGTGAAGAGCGCGTCGGGCAATGTCGTGGCCGGGAGCCGCGAGCTGAGCGCCAGCGCGGAGCAGATGTCCCAAGGCGCGTCCGAACAGGCCGCATCTGCCGAGGAGGTATCGTCCTCCATGGAGCAGATGGCCGCCAATATCCGGCAGAATGCGGACAATGCCATGGAAACCGAGCGGATTGCGCTGAAAGCCGCCCGGGATGCAAAAGAGGGCGGAAAGGCCGTGGGCAGAACCGTTCAGGCCATGAACGATATCGCCGAAAAGATCGGCATCATTGAGGAGATTGCCCGGCAGACCGATCTGCTAGCGCTGAATGCGGCCATTGAGGCGGCCCGTGCCGGTGAACACGGCAAGGGGTTTGCGGTTGTGGCATCCGAAGTGCGCAAACTGGCTGAGAGAAGCCAGGAGTCGGCTGCGGAAATCGGCAAGCTTTCGGTTTCAAGTGTCCGGGTGGCGGAACAGGCGGGCAGTATGCTGGACCGGATACTGCCGGATATTGAGCGGACCGCCGACCTGGTTCAGGAGATCAGCGCGGCCAGCAAAGAGCAGGATAATGTTGCGGATCAGGTCAACGAGGCTGTGCAGGAACTGGACAGCGTGGTTCAGCGGAATGCCTCTGTGTCCGAAGAGCTGGCCTCCACATCCGAAGAGCTGGCCGGACAGGCTGAGCATCTTCTGAACGCGGTGGCTTTTTTCAAAACGGAACAGGGGGCACAGGCGAACGGGTCTTCCCGGAAGAGGGCCGGGAAGCCTGTCGTTATGGCTGTGCCGACGAACGGCGAAGTTGTGAATCAGGAAGGGATGAACAGCGGTTTTCTGACAGGCCCGGAGCAGCGACTTCAGCTTGACGTTAACGGACACCGTTTGAATTCCGACTGTGAATCGGAAAAGGGTTTTGAGAAATATTAGCAGCGCACGCCGATTTTGTCAGCACAGATTCCGAATCGGGGGCGATGCGGGGAAACGGGGCCCCGCTTTTTTCGTCAATCTCCTTGAAAAAAAAGAGAAGTTACGATAGAGGGTTTCGTGAGAGGACAGAATCACAGTCAGCTTCCCTGACACCGGTTTTCAGCGAAGTGATTCGGTGCGGATGGTATCTCACATGGCAGCACTTTTGGCAGTCGCCCCTTCAATCCCTCAGAGAACAAGCGCTCATATGTATTTTTTTCATATTTTCCTGAAACAGTTTGTCGAGCATGTCCGCCGGGAAAGAATTCTGGAAATCTTCCTGATCGTCACCCTTGTTATGCTTTCTGGCAGCATGGGGCTGGTGTTTTTTGAGAAAGACATGCGATTTACAGATGCGCTGTGGTGGGCCGTCGTTACCATGACGACTGTCGGATATGGCGATATTTCCCCGGCGACTGCGGGCGGAAGGGTTATCGGCATGGTCGTGATGATCTCAGGCATCGGGTTTCTGGGGATTCTCACCGCCAGTATTGCCAGCATATTCGTTGAAAACAGATTTCTGGAGAACAGAGGAATGAAGCGCACCCATGTGAAAGACCATTTTATCATCTGCGGCTGGAATTTCAGAGGCGACAGAATCGTTTCCGAGCTTCGCGCCGATCCCAAATGCGAAGATATCCCCATTGCCGTCATTGCGGACATAATGGAAAAACCCATTGACGATCCCCAGCTTTTTTTCATACGCGGCGAAGTCAGCACGGAAACCCTGCAAAAAGCCAATATCGACGACGCCCGGGTCGCCATTGTCCTTTCCGACGACCGGATGGATGCCTATGCCCAGGACGCCAAAACCATCCTAACAACCCTGACCATTGAAAGCGTCAATCCCGATGT
This window encodes:
- a CDS encoding ISL3 family transposase — encoded protein: MKDTELIQMGLGLTHPWQIVSCEFSYLQRCPDIRIDFPGGSLFNCPACGQNGYRAYDTEHKTWRHLNFSEHETYLKACVPRVNCPTCGIRKVEVPWARRGSGFTLLFEARIMAAALSMPVNALARLVNEHDTRLWRLISYHTEEAVSGEDLSGVSCIGVDETAVRRGYNYITTFVDIDRSKNIFITPGRGSETIKKFSRELVRYGENSNNIKKVFCGMSRAFINGIEKYLPEADITSDRFHLMKISGDAVNKVRRQEQRQYSELKKTRWLWLKNADQLTVKEKERIEMIKNKYPKLKTVRAGPARPDFQKLYSLPLEDAGSYLKKWYFRATHSRIEPGKNAAYSITRHWDGVLNWFRSHISNGIPEGTNSLVQSAKKQSQRFSERPIFSEYYFP
- a CDS encoding methyl-accepting chemotaxis protein gives rise to the protein MKNLKLATKMGIGFGVLIFIVCLLGGMSVWKMTDVAGQSAELAEAYVPEVSVAHNIERYVFFAMLAMRGYAMSEKEEYLEEGKKNIEKAKDFIGKAEELPEKATQLVQLKASVKIIGTELSEYEKLTDQTLVLSNRITELRLDMNASAAVLTDNCANFTESQNQFMAEEISARSGAKPLEERLLKIRLVNRFLDRINEIRVSNFKSQTARNPQIMREALKQFEDCHRLLSRLRAITRKEGKLREIEKIDSAAEDYRRSMESFVKIWLAHQTLTERRLKAADEVLSASKAAAEKGSEEALGIANGARDALSAASDLMMIGLVMAVVAAVFCALFITKSVVPPIVRGLEFTKSVAAGDLTAEIDIEREDEVGVLAKALREMILNLREIVENVKSASGNVVAGSRELSASAEQMSQGASEQAASAEEVSSSMEQMAANIRQNADNAMETERIALKAARDAKEGGKAVGRTVQAMNDIAEKIGIIEEIARQTDLLALNAAIEAARAGEHGKGFAVVASEVRKLAERSQESAAEIGKLSVSSVRVAEQAGSMLDRILPDIERTADLVQEISAASKEQDNVADQVNEAVQELDSVVQRNASVSEELASTSEELAGQAEHLLNAVAFFKTEQGAQANGSSRKRAGKPVVMAVPTNGEVVNQEGMNSGFLTGPEQRLQLDVNGHRLNSDCESEKGFEKY
- a CDS encoding potassium channel family protein, whose translation is MYFFHIFLKQFVEHVRRERILEIFLIVTLVMLSGSMGLVFFEKDMRFTDALWWAVVTMTTVGYGDISPATAGGRVIGMVVMISGIGFLGILTASIASIFVENRFLENRGMKRTHVKDHFIICGWNFRGDRIVSELRADPKCEDIPIAVIADIMEKPIDDPQLFFIRGEVSTETLQKANIDDARVAIVLSDDRMDAYAQDAKTILTTLTIESVNPDVYTCVELMDERNAPHCRRARADEIIVAGELSTNLLVQAALDHGITRMITELVSNHYGEDLYKVKVPQHLVGKTFFQAMCELKEQNDVLCMGLESRSGQKFIANPGKDHRLADEDRLIVIASERPEL